A window of Malania oleifera isolate guangnan ecotype guangnan chromosome 5, ASM2987363v1, whole genome shotgun sequence contains these coding sequences:
- the LOC131156571 gene encoding O-fucosyltransferase 16 isoform X1 has product MFLERRHPLPPPPPALSPSTPESAFAIGAALPSLAMLPILSLSPIKRKRRENGVPGVHFLLRRRRDQSHLLPALAAVSGVTLFVFVFIFFLAPPPSADVRLRRSRGSFNDGVEVRLNSDPNAVFRVPMSGGHLLRDLWSSRLSNCYHGCSSSSDDFMPANMKTHPNRYLMIATSGGLNQQRTGITDAVVAAYILNATLIVPKLDQKSFWNDASNFAEIFDVDWFIKFLSKDVKIIKQLPVKAGKTLTPYTMRVSRKCTPTCYLNRVLPVLKKKHVVQLTKFDYRLSNRLDPDLQKLRCRVNYHALKFTDSLLEMGKKLVERMRMKSKHFIALHLRFEPDMLAFSGCYYGGGDKERMELGEIRKRWKTLHAPNPDKERRHGKCPLTPVEVGLMLRALGFGSDVHIYVASGEVYGGEETLASLKALFPNIYSKDTLASKEELDPFSSFSSRMAALDFIVCDESDAFVTNNNGNMARMLAGRRRYFGHKPTIRPNAKKLYKLFMDRSNLTWEVFASRVRNHQIGFMGEPNEVKPGRGEFHENPSSCICKDSKAKALEDSSPQSQATFDHRNWKGNHARKDAGEVNDEQFAEDEPDWSDHEDYLENESGVRGKGLANGTDLELSLFKAEQPELEEIFSD; this is encoded by the exons ATGTTTTTAGAGCGACGCCACCCCCTTCCCCCACCTCCACCTGCTCTCTCTCCCTCCACTCCTGAATCCGCCTTCGCCATCGGCGCTGCCCTCCCTTCTCTAGCTATGCTTCccattctatctctctctccgaTTAAGCGGAAGAGGAGGGAGAACGGCGTCCCTGGAGTTCACTTTCTCCTCCGCCGCCGCCGCGACCAGAGCCACCTCCTTCCGGCCCTCGCGGCCGTTTCCGGCGTCACTCTCTTCGTCTTCGTGTTCATCTTTTTCCTCGCTCCTCCTCCCTCCGCCGACGTCCGCCTCCGTCGCTCCCGCGGTTCG TTCAACGACGGAGTTGAGGTTCGGTTGAATTCGGATCCGAATGCCGTGTTTCGCGTTCCT ATGAGCGGCGGACATTTACTTCGTGATCTCTGGAGTTCGAGGTTATCGAATTGCTACCATGGATGCAGTAGCTCTAGCGACGACTTTATgc CTGCTAATATGAAGACACATCCAAATCGATACTTGATGATTGCAACCAGCGGAGGCTTAAATCAACAGAGGACGGGG ATAACAGACGCTGTTGTTGCAGCATACATTTTGAATGCAACTCTCATTGTTCCAAAGCTCGATCAAAAATCTTTTTGGAATGATGCAAG CAACTTTGCTGAAATCTTTGATGTTGACTGGTTTATAAAGTTCCTCTCGAAAGATGTTAAAATCATTAAGCAGCTTCCAGTGAAGGCAGGGAAGACCTTGACTCCTTACACCATGCGTGTTTCAAGGAAGTGCACCCCAACATGCTATCTTAACCGTGTCTTACCTGTTCTTAAGAAAAAGCAT GTTGTTCAACTTACCAAGTTTGATTATAGGCTTTCAAATAGGTTGGACCCAGATCTACAAAAGCTGAGATGCAGAGTTAACTACCATGCTTTGAAGTTTACTGATTCTCTTCTTGAAATGGGTAAAAAGTTGGTTGAAAGGATGAGGATGAAAAGCAAGCATTTCATTGCCCTGCACTTGAG GTTTGAACCTGATATGCTTGCATTCTCCGGGTGCTATTATGGTGGAGGAGATAAGGAAAGGATGGAACTGGGGGAAATACGGAAGCGGTGGAAAACTTTACAT GCACCAAACCCTGACAAGGAACGGAGGCATGGAAAATGCCCACTCACTCCAGTGGAAGTTGGTCTTATGCTAAGGGCACTGGGTTTTGGCAGTGATGTTCACATATATGTGGCATCAGGTGAGGTGTATGGAGGTGAAGAAACATTGGCTTCTCTAAAAGctctctttccaaatatttattcAAAGGATACTTTAGCGAGCAAGGAGGAACTGgatccattttcatcattttcttctcGCATGGCTGCACTTGACTTCATTGTTTGTGATGAGAGCGATGCTTTTGTCACCAACAATAATGGTAATATGGCTCGAATGTTAGCTGGACGAAG AAGATACTTCGGGCACAAACCAACAATCCGTCCAAATGCTAAGAAACTGTATAAGTTATTCATGGACCGAAGCAACTTGACATGGGAAGTGTTTGCTTCCAGAGTGCGGAATCATCAAATTGGCTTTATGGGGGAGCCAAATGAGGTAAAGCCAGGCAGGGGTGAGTTTCATGAGAATCCATCATCGTGTATATGCAAAGACTCCAAGGCTAAGGCTCTTGAAGATTCCAGTCCTCAAAGTCAGGCAACTTTTGACCACAGAAATTGGAAGGGAAATCATGCGAGAAAGGATGCAGGTGAAGTGAATGATGAGCAGTTCGCTGAGGATGAGCCAGATTGGTCGGATCATGAGGATTATTTGGAGAATGAGAGTGGGGTTCGAGGGAAAGGGTTGGCCAATGGAACCGATTTAGAGTTGAGCCTTTTTAAAGCCGAGCAACCAGAATTGGAAGAGATCTTCTCGGACTAA
- the LOC131156571 gene encoding O-fucosyltransferase 16 isoform X2, with protein sequence MFLERRHPLPPPPPALSPSTPESAFAIGAALPSLAMLPILSLSPIKRKRRENGVPGVHFLLRRRRDQSHLLPALAAVSGVTLFVFVFIFFLAPPPSADVRLRRSRGSMSGGHLLRDLWSSRLSNCYHGCSSSSDDFMPANMKTHPNRYLMIATSGGLNQQRTGITDAVVAAYILNATLIVPKLDQKSFWNDASNFAEIFDVDWFIKFLSKDVKIIKQLPVKAGKTLTPYTMRVSRKCTPTCYLNRVLPVLKKKHVVQLTKFDYRLSNRLDPDLQKLRCRVNYHALKFTDSLLEMGKKLVERMRMKSKHFIALHLRFEPDMLAFSGCYYGGGDKERMELGEIRKRWKTLHAPNPDKERRHGKCPLTPVEVGLMLRALGFGSDVHIYVASGEVYGGEETLASLKALFPNIYSKDTLASKEELDPFSSFSSRMAALDFIVCDESDAFVTNNNGNMARMLAGRRRYFGHKPTIRPNAKKLYKLFMDRSNLTWEVFASRVRNHQIGFMGEPNEVKPGRGEFHENPSSCICKDSKAKALEDSSPQSQATFDHRNWKGNHARKDAGEVNDEQFAEDEPDWSDHEDYLENESGVRGKGLANGTDLELSLFKAEQPELEEIFSD encoded by the exons ATGTTTTTAGAGCGACGCCACCCCCTTCCCCCACCTCCACCTGCTCTCTCTCCCTCCACTCCTGAATCCGCCTTCGCCATCGGCGCTGCCCTCCCTTCTCTAGCTATGCTTCccattctatctctctctccgaTTAAGCGGAAGAGGAGGGAGAACGGCGTCCCTGGAGTTCACTTTCTCCTCCGCCGCCGCCGCGACCAGAGCCACCTCCTTCCGGCCCTCGCGGCCGTTTCCGGCGTCACTCTCTTCGTCTTCGTGTTCATCTTTTTCCTCGCTCCTCCTCCCTCCGCCGACGTCCGCCTCCGTCGCTCCCGCGGTTCG ATGAGCGGCGGACATTTACTTCGTGATCTCTGGAGTTCGAGGTTATCGAATTGCTACCATGGATGCAGTAGCTCTAGCGACGACTTTATgc CTGCTAATATGAAGACACATCCAAATCGATACTTGATGATTGCAACCAGCGGAGGCTTAAATCAACAGAGGACGGGG ATAACAGACGCTGTTGTTGCAGCATACATTTTGAATGCAACTCTCATTGTTCCAAAGCTCGATCAAAAATCTTTTTGGAATGATGCAAG CAACTTTGCTGAAATCTTTGATGTTGACTGGTTTATAAAGTTCCTCTCGAAAGATGTTAAAATCATTAAGCAGCTTCCAGTGAAGGCAGGGAAGACCTTGACTCCTTACACCATGCGTGTTTCAAGGAAGTGCACCCCAACATGCTATCTTAACCGTGTCTTACCTGTTCTTAAGAAAAAGCAT GTTGTTCAACTTACCAAGTTTGATTATAGGCTTTCAAATAGGTTGGACCCAGATCTACAAAAGCTGAGATGCAGAGTTAACTACCATGCTTTGAAGTTTACTGATTCTCTTCTTGAAATGGGTAAAAAGTTGGTTGAAAGGATGAGGATGAAAAGCAAGCATTTCATTGCCCTGCACTTGAG GTTTGAACCTGATATGCTTGCATTCTCCGGGTGCTATTATGGTGGAGGAGATAAGGAAAGGATGGAACTGGGGGAAATACGGAAGCGGTGGAAAACTTTACAT GCACCAAACCCTGACAAGGAACGGAGGCATGGAAAATGCCCACTCACTCCAGTGGAAGTTGGTCTTATGCTAAGGGCACTGGGTTTTGGCAGTGATGTTCACATATATGTGGCATCAGGTGAGGTGTATGGAGGTGAAGAAACATTGGCTTCTCTAAAAGctctctttccaaatatttattcAAAGGATACTTTAGCGAGCAAGGAGGAACTGgatccattttcatcattttcttctcGCATGGCTGCACTTGACTTCATTGTTTGTGATGAGAGCGATGCTTTTGTCACCAACAATAATGGTAATATGGCTCGAATGTTAGCTGGACGAAG AAGATACTTCGGGCACAAACCAACAATCCGTCCAAATGCTAAGAAACTGTATAAGTTATTCATGGACCGAAGCAACTTGACATGGGAAGTGTTTGCTTCCAGAGTGCGGAATCATCAAATTGGCTTTATGGGGGAGCCAAATGAGGTAAAGCCAGGCAGGGGTGAGTTTCATGAGAATCCATCATCGTGTATATGCAAAGACTCCAAGGCTAAGGCTCTTGAAGATTCCAGTCCTCAAAGTCAGGCAACTTTTGACCACAGAAATTGGAAGGGAAATCATGCGAGAAAGGATGCAGGTGAAGTGAATGATGAGCAGTTCGCTGAGGATGAGCCAGATTGGTCGGATCATGAGGATTATTTGGAGAATGAGAGTGGGGTTCGAGGGAAAGGGTTGGCCAATGGAACCGATTTAGAGTTGAGCCTTTTTAAAGCCGAGCAACCAGAATTGGAAGAGATCTTCTCGGACTAA